Below is a genomic region from Thermodesulfobacteriota bacterium.
CCTGAGGACCGGTTCTACAGCAGCCGTCACGGTAAAAGCCGGTCATCGGTGATGTACAGCACGTCTCTAGTTTCCCGCCGAATACGTTCTTTTCTCCGGCCATAGCTATATTCCTCCGCCAATCCTAGAAATTAACGACTAAACAGGGGACATTTTGCTATAAATCTTCTAAGTTCATTATGAGGCCCGTCCCCACACTTTCATGATCCAGGGAATCGCTTCTTTAAGAGGCTCAACGAACCCATAGGCATCAAAATGAGTTACCCCTTCCACGATCCTGAATTCTATCGAAACCTTTTTCTCCCGGAGAAGTTTAACTGCCTTGTCCGTGTGTTCAAACGGGAATATCTCATCATTCCTGCCGTGTATGACGTAGATCGGTATAGACCAATTTATGCTGGCCGCTTCCTCAAGGGGTTTTGAGGAGATAGGTAACGCTCCGGCGAATTCTTTCTGATTCCTCGAAGCTATAAACCATGTTCCAAGACCGCCTAAGCTGTATCCGGTGAGTAGGGTTCTCTCCTTTTTTACTTTATATTGACTGGTGAGCCACCTGTGCAATTCCATTACCAATGATTCGCTTACCGGGTCATCCCAGCAGTCAGCGGGGCAGTCGGGTGCGGCTATGATTGCCCCTAACTCACCCAATGCCGGTATCCCCAGACCGGACAAAATCTCCCATCCCTTGAAAGGGTAAAAGGGTCCCTTCCAGTGGAGAAGCATTATCAATGCCGGCTCTTCACATTCGACAAAATTCTCCGGAATATAGATAGTAAAGCGTCTATCGCCTGAGAAGACCTGTTTATATATTCCAGGCTTGGTTAAAGGTTGATTCATAGGTGGAATAGATATTAACTCAACTGAAAAGGGTCGTAAATTGGTCCCTTCATTTTCTTGACTGGAAATCAGGTTCTTTTATATTCTCTCTGGGGTAAAGTAACGATTTCTAATGTATTGTTCTGGTCGAGTAATTATACTTAGCTTCCCTGCGCTAATGTATTTCGTAACGGCAAGGAAAAGAGCATCCAAAATTACAGCCTATTTTGACAGGAGATGAAACAAATGAGTGATTCGTTGAGACCGGGCTTAACCTTCGATTTCAACTTCACCATACCGGAAACCAAGACCGTCCCCTATCTCTATCCGGAATCCGAAGAGTTTCAACTGATGCCCAAGGTATTGGCTACCGGATTCATGATAGGCTTGATCGAATGGGCACGCATCAAATTCATAAATGGGTATATAGACTGGCCTAGGGAGCAAACGGTGGGTATTGAAGTGAAATTGAGTCACTCAGCGGCCACTCCGCCCGGACTGACGGTGAACGTGAAAGGAGAACTGGTTAAGGTAGAAGGGCGAAAGCTTACTTTTTCCATAGTTGCTACCGATGGTGTTGACGTTATCTCGGAAGGAACGCATGATAGATTCATCGTCGATGCCGAGAGATTCAGTTCTAAGGTAGAGAAGAAAAGAAATAAGAGTAATAGTTCAACCTAGTGTTATATATCTTTGATTGACGAGGAAGGCAATATAGCTTTGGGTGTTTATTAGTTTTGTTGTGACCGAATTATTCTCAAATGTTTTTTAAAGTGATATGGGCAAAAGCAAGAAAGAGAATCAGAAATTAGATGTTTCCTTCATCAAGGCGCTCACCTTTGATGTATTTGGAACCGTGGTTGACTGGCGCGGAACGATAATTCGCGAGTGTACGCTCATCGGTAAATCTAAGGGAATTAATCTAGACTGGGATAAATTTGCCGATGCCTGGCGGGCCGGCTACGCCCCGGCGATGAATCGCGTCAGGCAGGGAGATTTGCCCTGGGTGAATATTGATTCACTTCATCGTATGATCCTCGACCGGTTGCTCACGGATTTTAATATCGTTGGGCTCGACGAAAAGGAGAAAGACCACCTCAACCGGGTATGGCATCGATTAGAACCTTGGCCGGACTCTATCGCCGGATTAGAAAGACTTCGCAAAAGATTTATAGTGGCCACACTCTCGAACGGGAATGTTTCTCTACTGGTCAATCTGGCGAAAAACGCAGGTTTAACTTGGGACTGTATCCTTTCGGCGGAATTGGCTAGACATTATAAGCCGGATAAGGAGGTTTATCAGACGGCTGCCGACCTGTTGGGACTGCGACCGGAAGAGGTGATGATGGTGGCGGCCCATCCGGATGACCTGGAGGCTTCGAAGACGGTTGGATTTAAAACGGCTTTCGTCTCGCGGCCTCTGGAGTTTGGCCCGGGGCATGAACCGGTCAAGGTGTCTCAGTCCTCGGTTGATTTAATCGCTTCCGACTTCAACGACCTGGCGGATAAGCTTGGCGCTTAAGTGCATCGGGATGTTCTCAATCCGGTGCGACAGGGCTTGATTGCGTCGGTCAGAGCGGTAGATGCTGGCAAATTGAATTCAGCGAAATTGTTTACAAGGTATTTACATAACGTCACTTTATTGGTATCCGTTATATTGTAGGAACGCGCCGTGACCTGTTCCTATTGTGGATTCCCGCTAAATGAATGCGGGAATGACATCCTTCTATAATCCTAAATTAATAGTGTGCGGCGACGGTTATTAAAGCCAGAGACCAATTCACTTTCTCACTATAACCTCTCTCCATCTATTCTTGGGCAGATAGGATGTGAAGGAAGAGAAGCCATTAAATAGCTCTCCTATGTCGCTATTATGATAGACTTTAAACCTCTGAGTCGTGAGCGGCAAGGTTTCATACTTTATCTCACCCAGGCTTATAATCCTGTACCTGGTCAGTATATTAAAGGGTGTTGGGCTGGGCGGACGGAAGAGGGCTAGAGCCCATCCTTTTTCTTTTAAAACCCTCTTGGCTTTATTCAATAAAAGCTGTGCCTCTTTAAGATCAAAGTGGTCGAATATATCCCAGAATAGGAGTCCATCAAAGAAGTTATCCGGATATTCAAAATCGATTTGCACCTCATCTACGCTGATTTCTTCCGTATACCCCGAAGGTGTCCATGCCCGGATGTTGGCGTTTAGGATGTCCTTCACAAACACCTTGCACCCAAGATGGGTAAAAAACTGGATATTGGAATCGCTAATACATCCCAGGTCTAAGATGAGCGGCTTTGAAAAGAGTGTCACTTCTTT
It encodes:
- a CDS encoding dienelactone hydrolase family protein, translating into MNQPLTKPGIYKQVFSGDRRFTIYIPENFVECEEPALIMLLHWKGPFYPFKGWEILSGLGIPALGELGAIIAAPDCPADCWDDPVSESLVMELHRWLTSQYKVKKERTLLTGYSLGGLGTWFIASRNQKEFAGALPISSKPLEEAASINWSIPIYVIHGRNDEIFPFEHTDKAVKLLREKKVSIEFRIVEGVTHFDAYGFVEPLKEAIPWIMKVWGRAS
- a CDS encoding thioesterase family protein, whose product is MSDSLRPGLTFDFNFTIPETKTVPYLYPESEEFQLMPKVLATGFMIGLIEWARIKFINGYIDWPREQTVGIEVKLSHSAATPPGLTVNVKGELVKVEGRKLTFSIVATDGVDVISEGTHDRFIVDAERFSSKVEKKRNKSNSST
- a CDS encoding haloacid dehalogenase type II; this encodes MGKSKKENQKLDVSFIKALTFDVFGTVVDWRGTIIRECTLIGKSKGINLDWDKFADAWRAGYAPAMNRVRQGDLPWVNIDSLHRMILDRLLTDFNIVGLDEKEKDHLNRVWHRLEPWPDSIAGLERLRKRFIVATLSNGNVSLLVNLAKNAGLTWDCILSAELARHYKPDKEVYQTAADLLGLRPEEVMMVAAHPDDLEASKTVGFKTAFVSRPLEFGPGHEPVKVSQSSVDLIASDFNDLADKLGA
- a CDS encoding class I SAM-dependent methyltransferase, whose product is MSEISISRVEGIEREGPVHSTAALKTFVKEVTLFSKPLILDLGCISDSNIQFFTHLGCKVFVKDILNANIRAWTPSGYTEEISVDEVQIDFEYPDNFFDGLLFWDIFDHFDLKEAQLLLNKAKRVLKEKGWALALFRPPSPTPFNILTRYRIISLGEIKYETLPLTTQRFKVYHNSDIGELFNGFSSFTSYLPKNRWREVIVRK